Within the Catalinimonas niigatensis genome, the region TATATTGCATAAGGTATTTGGTCAGGCGGTGAATGGCGCACTTAGCATGATTCCCGGAGGAGGGGTGGTTTCATTAGTTACTTCCGCTGCCCGAAATACTCTGGCATCTTTATTTGATCAGGCAGAACCCAAAGAGCGTTTGCACAAAATTGGTAAAGGCTATATGTCACTTCATAAAGATACACCAGAAGGTGATTTTGTTGTACAACTGAGTGTACCGGAAGAACTCAAACTGATTCAATCTTTTGTAAATGAAAATGGTCAACGTGCCACCAAAACAATTACTTTACCCCGGGGATACAATAATGCGATGGTGGTCTTTGACATCAAAAAATATCCGATGCCCAAAAGTCCCTCGGTGGGAGATACGCTGGTCTGAGAGCAACTTGTTAAAGTTTCCCAAACAAATGCCTTGGTATAGACTTTTACAGTATATATACTAAATGCTTTTTTATGTCAACAATACAGGATTTTTTATTAAAGACTTTGAGCGGTGTAGAAACTGCTTACGACCAATCTTCTTTTTATGTGAAAAAACAGCTCAATTTGCTAGATCCTCTTACCATTCAGGCGTATATGGGGTTTGGCAATGCCCAAAAGGTATTGATTACCGGACGTGTACTGGAGGCTGAAGGAAAAAAGTCCCTGCAAGAAGGAGTAAGCATATGGAAGAATATTCAAACCATGTACCGACGGTACGAAAGTGATGAAGTACCTCATGCCCGGGTGAAAGTGCTTTTTCAGGGACTGGAACAAGTCGTTAAGACCGATAGCGAAGGGTACTTCCATGCTATGCTGGAAGATTTTGAGTTAAACAGCACAGGCAAAGAATGGTACGACATATACTTTGAGTTGCTGGATGAAGTGTACCCTGAACAGGGGGAGGTGAAAGGACAAGGAAAGGTATTGATCCCCAGTAAAAGTGAGTATGGTGTCATTTCTGATGTCGATGATACCATTCTGCTTTCCCGTTCATCTGATTTGATTAAGAAGGCGCAGCTTACTTTTTTCAACAATGCCCATACCAGAACTCCTTTTGCTGGTGTCTCCGCTTTGTATCAGGCATTACAGGCAGGCAGCAATGGACAACATCAAAACCCTATTTTTTATGTCTCCAGCAGTCCCTGGAACCTTTATGAGTTGCTCCACCATTTCTGTGAGGTACATGAGATTCCTGAAGGCCCCTTATTACTCAAAGATTTAGGTATTGACAAAGACACTTTTATCAAAAGTGGGCATGGAAAACATAAAGTAGCACAGATTACTACCCTGTTTCTGCTCTATCCTGATATTCAATTTATTTTGGTGGGTGACAGCGGGCAAAAAGATCCTGAAATTTATGAGTTTCTTAGCCGCAAATATCCTGACCGTATCAAAGCTATTTATATTCGTGATGTAACTTCACCCAAAAGAGATAAGGATGTAAAAGCGATTGCTAAAAAGGTGAAAGCCAGAGGTATTGATGTGATTTTGGCTGAAGATACCAGTAGGGCTGCCCTGCATGCCTATGAAAAGGGTTGGATTATGCGTGATAGCGTTGAACAAGTAAATGCAAAAGTAGAAGAGGAGAAAAAATAAACGCTATACTGTGGTCAGGAAAAAGTTTTTACTCAAAAAAATTGTACAGGCTGAAGGCCATGTTGACCGCTGGAGACTAAACAGAAGAATTAGAAAAGGGCGTATGGGAAAGATCATTATCTTTCCCTATCGCGGATATGGCAATGAAAAGGAGGTGACCATCATGGGACGGGTAATGGAAGACAAA harbors:
- a CDS encoding App1 family protein, giving the protein MSTIQDFLLKTLSGVETAYDQSSFYVKKQLNLLDPLTIQAYMGFGNAQKVLITGRVLEAEGKKSLQEGVSIWKNIQTMYRRYESDEVPHARVKVLFQGLEQVVKTDSEGYFHAMLEDFELNSTGKEWYDIYFELLDEVYPEQGEVKGQGKVLIPSKSEYGVISDVDDTILLSRSSDLIKKAQLTFFNNAHTRTPFAGVSALYQALQAGSNGQHQNPIFYVSSSPWNLYELLHHFCEVHEIPEGPLLLKDLGIDKDTFIKSGHGKHKVAQITTLFLLYPDIQFILVGDSGQKDPEIYEFLSRKYPDRIKAIYIRDVTSPKRDKDVKAIAKKVKARGIDVILAEDTSRAALHAYEKGWIMRDSVEQVNAKVEEEKK